One segment of Pseudobythopirellula maris DNA contains the following:
- a CDS encoding glycosyltransferase family 2 protein: MTSITPTATNDAQRQGDADRAAAAAAGRACVRVVLPAYNEEEALRPLLDGLHAVLIEARLEHEIVVVDDGSADSTALIASQASFDMPLRLVSHERNQGLAAALRTGFVEAVGRCAPGDIVVTLDADNTQPPGLIPRMVGMIREGHDVVIASRYQHGSRTIGVPFSRVLMSLGARALFQLVFPIRGVRDYTCGFRAYRAEALAEALRLYGDSFVSEQGFSCMADVLLKMRRLPLVMGEAPMILRYDQKGGASKMRVARTVMQTLSLMLRRRMGR; this comes from the coding sequence ATGACATCAATCACCCCCACCGCAACGAACGACGCCCAGCGGCAAGGCGACGCCGACCGAGCCGCCGCTGCGGCGGCCGGCCGTGCCTGCGTGCGTGTGGTGCTGCCGGCTTACAACGAGGAGGAGGCGCTCCGCCCGCTGCTCGACGGGCTGCACGCGGTGCTGATCGAGGCCCGTCTGGAGCACGAGATCGTCGTGGTCGACGACGGCAGCGCGGACAGCACGGCGCTGATCGCCAGCCAGGCGTCGTTCGACATGCCGCTGCGGCTCGTGAGCCACGAGCGCAACCAAGGCCTGGCCGCCGCGCTGCGGACCGGCTTTGTCGAGGCGGTCGGCCGCTGTGCTCCGGGCGACATCGTCGTCACGCTCGACGCCGACAACACCCAGCCCCCGGGGCTGATCCCCCGCATGGTCGGCATGATCCGAGAGGGGCACGACGTGGTGATCGCCTCGCGATACCAGCACGGCTCACGCACGATCGGCGTGCCCTTCAGCCGCGTGCTCATGAGCCTCGGCGCGCGGGCGCTGTTCCAACTGGTCTTCCCGATCCGCGGCGTGCGCGACTACACCTGCGGGTTCCGCGCGTACCGGGCCGAGGCCCTCGCCGAAGCGCTGCGGCTGTACGGCGACTCGTTCGTCAGCGAGCAAGGCTTCTCATGCATGGCCGACGTGCTGCTGAAGATGCGCCGCTTGCCGCTCGTGATGGGCGAGGCGCCGATGATATTGCGTTACGATCAGAAGGGCGGAGCGAGCAAGATGCGCGTCGCCCGCACCGTGATGCAGACCCTCAGCCTCATGCTCCGCCGCCGGATGGGACGATGA
- a CDS encoding CpsD/CapB family tyrosine-protein kinase: MASPTADTIRMEPPSDSGAKRSPLVPRRRGAEPYDTVLWRLQSRVEQRHGAGFLVGVTSCMRRAGVSTLAANLAIRAADHQLTPALLVDCNAAHPQVDREFRLQGARGLADLLAGECELEEAVHPTNVEGLEVMPLGTTGLIDRASVEPRRLEGLVRSLGESHEYVVFDLPPADDMRHALLVAKQLDAVLMAVGSEVTPRGLAKKSIDLLRSDGVSFAGAVVTRQKKHVPGWFGRML, from the coding sequence ATGGCGTCTCCCACAGCCGACACAATCAGAATGGAACCGCCGAGTGATAGTGGCGCGAAGCGATCGCCGCTCGTGCCGCGGCGCCGCGGCGCCGAGCCGTACGACACCGTGCTGTGGCGTTTGCAGTCGCGGGTCGAGCAGCGGCACGGTGCCGGTTTCTTGGTGGGCGTGACAAGCTGCATGCGTCGCGCGGGTGTGAGCACCCTGGCGGCGAATCTCGCGATCCGGGCGGCCGATCACCAGCTGACCCCCGCGTTGCTGGTCGACTGCAACGCCGCACACCCGCAGGTCGATCGCGAGTTCCGCCTGCAGGGCGCCCGCGGCCTAGCCGACCTGTTGGCGGGCGAGTGCGAGCTCGAAGAGGCCGTTCATCCGACCAACGTCGAGGGCCTCGAGGTGATGCCGCTCGGCACGACCGGTTTGATCGACCGGGCGAGCGTCGAGCCGCGTCGGCTGGAGGGTTTGGTCCGCTCGCTCGGCGAGTCGCACGAGTACGTGGTTTTCGACCTCCCGCCCGCCGACGACATGCGCCACGCGTTGCTCGTGGCCAAGCAGCTCGACGCGGTCCTGATGGCCGTCGGCTCGGAGGTGACGCCGAGGGGCCTCGCCAAGAAGTCGATCGACCTGCTGCGGTCGGACGGGGTGAGCTTTGCCGGCGCCGTCGTGACGCGGCAAAAGAAGCACGTGCCGGGGTGGTTCGGGCGGATGCTCTGA
- a CDS encoding lipopolysaccharide biosynthesis protein, with protein sequence MGAQPAAEARRGAGAIRLQGVWVLADQAVVSLANFAAAVVVGRLAGQEQLGLYALGYSAYVVMMGLAKAMVWTPYTTRSPHLETDERRRFAASVTAHLGLIAAAAMAAILALGAVLYALAPEAPYGPLFLVLAPCCAAMLLKEHVRRICLAELRVAEVFAVDALLALLQVALLAVLVVAGVVSAAAAFVAIGAASLAAVLWLVVRSKRFDYAAAKPLADWRRNWDFSRWLTGSALAALIGTQGYRWALPVITSLAELGRFGMAQSVIQVANPLLLGVSNYYGPASAKIYSQHGIAGLWRHAVRSTVVLGAALAVLLTGLVALGPTLLEWLYLDAAEGVGVVLLAALGLGILSDVLLMPIDFAFMARSQGRILLQASVVRLVLNLTVGLWLVSRYGVAAIGLGILMGNLVSLLWQWTVFAREVRRG encoded by the coding sequence GTGGGCGCCCAGCCGGCCGCCGAGGCGCGCCGGGGCGCCGGCGCAATAAGGCTGCAGGGCGTTTGGGTGCTGGCCGATCAGGCCGTGGTGAGTCTGGCGAATTTCGCCGCCGCGGTGGTCGTCGGCCGGCTCGCCGGGCAGGAACAGCTCGGCCTCTACGCCCTCGGCTACTCGGCCTATGTGGTGATGATGGGGCTGGCGAAGGCGATGGTCTGGACGCCCTACACCACACGATCCCCCCACCTGGAAACGGACGAACGGCGCCGGTTCGCTGCGAGTGTGACGGCCCACCTCGGCCTGATCGCCGCCGCGGCGATGGCCGCCATCCTGGCGCTCGGTGCGGTGCTCTACGCCTTGGCGCCCGAGGCGCCGTACGGCCCGCTGTTCCTCGTGCTCGCCCCGTGCTGTGCCGCGATGTTGCTCAAGGAGCACGTGCGGCGGATCTGCCTGGCCGAGCTGCGTGTGGCGGAGGTGTTTGCCGTCGACGCCCTTCTCGCGTTGCTGCAAGTCGCCTTGCTCGCCGTGCTGGTGGTTGCAGGCGTTGTGAGCGCCGCGGCCGCGTTCGTGGCGATCGGCGCCGCCTCGCTCGCTGCGGTGTTGTGGCTGGTGGTGCGATCCAAGAGGTTCGACTACGCCGCCGCCAAGCCGCTGGCCGACTGGCGCCGCAACTGGGATTTCTCGCGCTGGCTGACCGGCTCGGCGCTCGCCGCGCTGATCGGCACGCAAGGCTACCGCTGGGCGTTGCCCGTGATCACGAGCCTGGCCGAGCTAGGCAGGTTCGGCATGGCGCAGAGCGTGATCCAAGTCGCCAACCCGTTGTTGCTCGGCGTGTCCAACTACTACGGGCCGGCGTCGGCCAAGATCTACTCGCAGCACGGGATCGCCGGCCTGTGGCGCCACGCGGTGCGCAGCACGGTGGTGCTGGGCGCGGCGCTCGCGGTGCTGCTCACGGGGCTCGTGGCGCTGGGGCCGACGCTGCTCGAGTGGCTCTACCTCGACGCGGCCGAAGGGGTCGGCGTCGTGCTGCTCGCCGCGTTGGGACTGGGCATCTTGTCCGACGTGCTGCTGATGCCGATCGACTTCGCTTTCATGGCTCGCAGCCAGGGGCGGATCTTGCTCCAGGCGTCGGTGGTCCGGCTAGTGCTGAATCTGACTGTCGGCCTGTGGCTGGTGAGCCGCTACGGCGTGGCGGCGATCGGCTTGGGGATCCTGATGGGAAACCTCGTTTCGCTGCTGTGGCAGTGGACCGTGTTCGCCCGGGAGGTCCGCCGTGGATAA
- a CDS encoding glycosyltransferase family 2 protein, with protein MNDNPNAPRLSVLMTVFNGMPHLPAAIDSVFAQTFQDFEFVVVNDGSTDGTADYLASLDDPRVVVIERENGGTAAAANQGLKSCRGEYLARVDADDISLPTRFEKQVAFLDSHPSVGLVGTQMAALGEQGVGKSLRLPTSHQAIDQALIEGRHALGHANIMLRTALLKQLGGYWSLRMQDAWDMMLRMGEAAELANLDEVLHHYRVHSGSLNGKGMRRMRRSIDYACELAHRRRSGRPALSYVQYEAEQDSRPLVSRGLEGINLHARCQYRHALAEIHGGRPLRGYPRIAWAALCSPRLTAERLVRVFLPSGKAHPPAENSSAGNVNPA; from the coding sequence ATGAACGATAACCCGAATGCGCCGCGGTTGTCGGTGCTGATGACCGTCTTCAACGGCATGCCCCACCTGCCCGCCGCGATCGATTCGGTCTTCGCCCAGACCTTCCAAGACTTCGAGTTCGTCGTTGTCAACGACGGCTCGACCGATGGCACGGCCGACTATCTGGCTTCGCTAGACGACCCGCGTGTGGTGGTGATCGAGCGCGAGAACGGCGGCACCGCCGCCGCCGCGAACCAAGGGCTGAAGAGCTGTCGCGGCGAGTACCTCGCCCGGGTCGACGCGGACGACATCTCGCTCCCGACTCGGTTTGAGAAGCAGGTCGCCTTCCTCGACTCGCACCCGAGCGTTGGGCTCGTGGGCACGCAAATGGCGGCGCTCGGCGAGCAGGGCGTTGGCAAGAGCCTCCGCCTGCCGACTTCGCACCAAGCGATCGACCAAGCCCTCATCGAGGGCCGCCACGCCCTGGGCCACGCCAACATCATGCTGCGCACCGCGCTGCTCAAGCAATTGGGGGGCTATTGGTCGCTACGGATGCAAGACGCCTGGGACATGATGCTCCGCATGGGCGAGGCCGCCGAGCTGGCCAACCTTGACGAGGTGTTGCATCACTATCGTGTCCACTCCGGCAGCCTCAACGGCAAGGGGATGCGACGGATGCGTCGCAGCATCGATTACGCCTGCGAACTGGCCCACCGCCGCCGCAGCGGCCGGCCCGCGCTCAGCTACGTGCAGTACGAGGCCGAGCAAGACTCGCGCCCGCTTGTGAGCCGCGGGCTCGAGGGCATCAACTTGCACGCCCGCTGCCAATACCGTCACGCCCTGGCCGAGATCCACGGCGGCCGCCCGCTGAGGGGCTACCCCCGAATCGCCTGGGCCGCTCTTTGCTCGCCCCGTTTGACGGCCGAGCGGCTTGTAAGAGTCTTCTTGCCAAGTGGAAAAGCGCACCCCCCGGCAGAGAATTCGTCGGCTGGAAACGTGAATCCTGCCTAG
- a CDS encoding glycosyltransferase family 2 protein → MSSPDLAIDVSVVVATFNRAAMLRETLRSLVELETDGAFAYEVLVVDNASSDNTPQAITEFAAVDRRGSAVRVRGVREPSPGVSHARNRGVGEAAGDWVAFHDDDQVADPRWLAELVALAKRRSALVVGGAVKLKLPAGAKEPSARYLRQMLGEKVGMPAEQPFNRRQIPGAGSLMIDRGVFDHVGLFDTDLEIGGEDADLYRRIRAAGYEAWYTPKAIVHHLIPAKRLDSDYMRWTAARHGQHVALREFLDWGPRKLPLVMAARLGQATINYLPRYLAARLTGDRDGALAARCLMLRSQSYLAKAWRLLLHGEGQQGAADAALSLREGRERLVGGQAPEAETPPRLVATGPQE, encoded by the coding sequence ATGAGCAGTCCCGACCTTGCGATCGATGTGAGCGTGGTGGTCGCCACCTTCAACCGCGCGGCGATGCTGCGCGAGACGCTGCGGAGCCTCGTGGAGCTCGAGACCGACGGCGCTTTCGCCTACGAGGTGCTGGTGGTCGACAACGCCTCGAGCGACAATACCCCGCAGGCAATTACCGAGTTTGCCGCCGTCGACCGACGCGGATCGGCCGTGCGGGTGCGCGGCGTGCGCGAGCCTTCGCCGGGCGTATCGCACGCTCGCAATCGCGGCGTCGGCGAGGCGGCGGGCGACTGGGTCGCGTTCCACGACGACGACCAGGTCGCCGACCCCCGTTGGCTCGCCGAGTTGGTGGCGCTCGCCAAACGGCGCAGCGCTCTTGTCGTGGGCGGTGCGGTCAAGCTCAAGCTGCCCGCCGGCGCCAAAGAACCGAGCGCCCGCTACCTGCGACAGATGCTCGGCGAGAAGGTCGGCATGCCCGCCGAGCAGCCCTTCAACCGCCGCCAGATCCCCGGCGCGGGCAGCCTGATGATCGACCGCGGTGTTTTCGATCACGTCGGTCTGTTCGACACCGACCTGGAGATCGGCGGGGAAGACGCCGACCTGTACCGCCGCATCCGCGCGGCCGGCTACGAGGCGTGGTACACCCCCAAGGCGATCGTCCATCACCTGATACCGGCGAAGCGACTCGACAGCGATTACATGCGATGGACCGCCGCCCGGCACGGACAGCACGTCGCCTTGCGCGAGTTCCTCGATTGGGGCCCGCGTAAGTTGCCCTTGGTGATGGCCGCCCGGCTGGGGCAAGCCACGATCAATTACCTGCCACGCTATCTCGCGGCGCGACTGACCGGGGACCGCGACGGAGCGCTCGCCGCCCGTTGCCTGATGCTCCGCAGCCAGTCGTACTTGGCCAAGGCGTGGCGGCTGCTGCTCCACGGCGAGGGCCAGCAGGGCGCCGCCGACGCGGCGCTCAGCCTCCGCGAGGGGCGTGAACGGCTGGTTGGCGGCCAAGCCCCCGAAGCCGAAACCCCTCCAAGACTCGTTGCGACGGGGCCCCAAGAATGA
- a CDS encoding WecB/TagA/CpsF family glycosyltransferase — protein MSISPTTNDAPSTKHDVLGVGVDAVDYEAAVGGVIDAARQGRPLSVSALAVHGVMTGVMDREHRWRLNGFDMICPDGQPVRWALNWLHGAGLTDRVYGPNLMLQVCERAAATGVPIFLFGGSEELLATLSDRLTARFPELQIAGVRASKFRTLSDEERDELVQEIRDSGARLAFVGLGCPRQEVFAYEMRDRLSMPLLAVGAAFNFHAGQLDQAPDWMQRRGLEWAYRLGKEPRRLWRRYLLLNPLFASLLLAQMVGLKLVRPCGSRAPAREICYG, from the coding sequence ATGAGCATTTCTCCCACAACCAACGACGCCCCCTCGACCAAGCACGACGTGCTCGGTGTGGGCGTCGACGCGGTCGATTACGAAGCGGCGGTGGGGGGCGTGATCGACGCCGCCCGCCAGGGCCGCCCGTTGTCGGTCTCGGCCCTCGCGGTGCACGGCGTGATGACCGGCGTCATGGACCGCGAGCATCGCTGGCGGCTCAACGGCTTCGACATGATCTGCCCCGACGGCCAACCGGTCCGCTGGGCGCTCAATTGGCTGCACGGCGCCGGGCTCACCGACCGCGTGTACGGCCCCAACCTGATGCTCCAGGTTTGCGAGCGGGCCGCCGCCACGGGCGTTCCTATTTTCCTCTTTGGCGGGTCGGAGGAGCTGCTCGCAACGTTGAGCGACCGACTCACCGCGCGGTTCCCGGAGTTGCAAATTGCCGGCGTGCGGGCCTCGAAGTTTCGCACCCTCAGCGACGAGGAACGCGACGAGCTGGTGCAGGAGATCCGGGACAGCGGCGCTCGCCTTGCGTTCGTCGGCCTGGGGTGCCCCCGCCAGGAGGTGTTCGCCTACGAGATGCGTGACCGCTTGAGCATGCCGCTGCTGGCCGTCGGCGCCGCGTTCAATTTCCACGCCGGCCAGCTCGACCAGGCGCCCGACTGGATGCAGCGGCGTGGGCTCGAGTGGGCCTATCGACTCGGCAAAGAGCCCCGCCGCCTCTGGCGTCGTTACTTGCTGCTCAACCCGTTGTTCGCCTCGCTGCTGCTCGCGCAGATGGTCGGCCTCAAACTCGTGCGGCCCTGCGGTTCGCGGGCCCCGGCGCGTGAGATTTGCTACGGGTGA
- a CDS encoding polysaccharide deacetylase family protein has protein sequence MPTPIASLSLDLDNLWAYLRSAGDPSWRDRPSYLAEVTPRVLDFLGEREMIASFFVVGDDLTRDEDARAVEAIAAAGHEIGNHSHSHLPWLDSLPIDEQREEVARGEEAIRAVTGASPAGFRAPGFAWSPELLGVLAERGYAYDASLFPTFVGPLARLYCKVSRIRSTDAERDGDAPPEQRFSSLRDALRPLRPHSVATPAGPIAVAPVTTFPLLRSPIHMTYLSFLAEKSPKLAMAYWRTALRACRLRGVAPSLLLHPLDFMGAGECPAMDRFPGMRLARDPKMRLLGGVLDALADGRRVTTIAQHVAAALPASPSHSVAAA, from the coding sequence ATGCCGACGCCGATCGCGAGCTTGTCGCTCGATCTTGATAACCTGTGGGCCTACCTGCGTTCGGCGGGCGACCCGTCGTGGCGCGACCGCCCCAGTTACCTGGCCGAAGTGACCCCCCGCGTGCTCGACTTCTTGGGCGAGCGCGAGATGATCGCTAGCTTTTTTGTCGTCGGCGACGATCTCACACGCGACGAGGACGCCCGCGCCGTCGAGGCGATCGCCGCGGCGGGGCACGAGATAGGCAACCACTCGCACAGCCACCTGCCGTGGCTCGACTCGCTGCCGATCGACGAGCAACGCGAAGAGGTCGCGCGCGGCGAAGAAGCGATCCGCGCGGTCACGGGCGCCTCGCCGGCAGGTTTCCGGGCGCCCGGCTTCGCCTGGTCGCCCGAGCTGCTCGGGGTGTTGGCCGAACGCGGGTACGCCTACGACGCCTCGCTGTTCCCGACGTTCGTTGGCCCGCTGGCGCGGCTCTACTGCAAGGTGAGCCGCATCCGCTCGACCGACGCCGAGCGAGACGGCGACGCCCCCCCCGAGCAGCGGTTCAGCTCCCTGCGCGACGCGCTCAGGCCGCTTCGCCCGCACAGCGTGGCGACCCCCGCGGGGCCGATCGCCGTGGCGCCGGTGACGACCTTCCCGCTGCTGCGTTCTCCGATCCACATGACCTACCTGTCGTTCCTCGCCGAGAAGTCGCCGAAGCTGGCGATGGCCTACTGGCGCACGGCGCTCAGGGCCTGCCGCCTGCGCGGCGTGGCGCCCTCGCTGCTGCTGCACCCGCTCGACTTTATGGGGGCGGGGGAGTGCCCGGCGATGGACCGTTTTCCCGGAATGCGACTCGCGCGTGATCCGAAAATGCGGTTGCTCGGCGGGGTGCTCGACGCGCTCGCCGACGGGCGGCGGGTGACAACCATCGCCCAGCACGTCGCTGCGGCGCTGCCCGCGTCGCCCTCCCACAGCGTGGCAGCCGCTTGA
- a CDS encoding O-antigen ligase family protein, with product MDNARSHPPDESTNKLRDWLVVGGTALMLFVVFWNVEHDPRFAGSQIAGQDEEEIIEGFVDGIDQGSLARQLGLVGFAAFGLVGLYRTRSRPLVINLASVSLMLFGLWVVSSVAWSSSPGLSLKRATAYGFLALGMLGMSRVLRPGQLLVALLMALTAFTSVSMLLDLANGAGPWIRDYRFSGTLHPNMQAMYCGVACLAAYCLMASGRRTLGRGLFAGLFVLMFLTQSRTCLLALALAMVAVFLLRLNARTRWIASMSLVCLLGMAMFVIGSLNTAQVSKARTAALLGRTEKASTLSGRVPLWEELMNDVRRSPMLGYGYEAYWTPEQIEELSQSQQWAMQSAHNAYLEVTLALGLVGLSLLLAAVVLHLFKAQQAYDATREPFYAFVYGVLVFALVTGLLESLFVRMSLPSGIAMLGMCSVGLGAPLAADKQAAREPADYGRLAWGGAA from the coding sequence GTGGATAACGCCCGCAGCCATCCCCCCGACGAGAGCACGAATAAGCTCCGCGACTGGCTCGTGGTCGGCGGGACGGCGCTCATGCTGTTCGTCGTGTTCTGGAACGTGGAGCACGATCCCCGCTTCGCCGGGTCGCAGATCGCCGGCCAGGACGAAGAGGAGATCATCGAAGGCTTTGTCGACGGCATCGACCAGGGCAGCCTGGCGCGCCAGCTCGGGTTGGTCGGCTTTGCCGCGTTCGGCCTGGTGGGTCTGTACCGCACGCGTTCGCGGCCCTTGGTGATCAACCTCGCCAGCGTGTCGCTGATGCTGTTTGGCTTGTGGGTCGTGTCGAGCGTGGCGTGGTCGTCCTCACCCGGGCTCAGCCTCAAGCGGGCGACCGCTTATGGATTCCTTGCGCTCGGCATGCTGGGGATGTCGCGTGTGTTGCGGCCGGGCCAGTTGCTCGTCGCATTGCTCATGGCGCTAACGGCGTTCACTTCGGTCAGCATGCTGCTGGACCTGGCGAACGGCGCCGGGCCGTGGATCAGGGACTACCGCTTCAGCGGAACGCTGCACCCGAACATGCAGGCGATGTACTGCGGCGTCGCTTGCTTGGCCGCCTATTGCCTGATGGCGAGCGGGCGGCGAACGCTCGGCCGGGGGCTCTTCGCGGGTCTCTTCGTGCTGATGTTCCTCACCCAGTCGCGCACCTGCCTGCTCGCGCTCGCGTTGGCGATGGTCGCCGTGTTCCTGCTGCGACTCAACGCCCGCACCCGCTGGATCGCGTCGATGTCGCTGGTCTGCTTGCTGGGGATGGCGATGTTCGTGATCGGCTCGCTCAACACGGCGCAGGTCTCCAAGGCGCGCACCGCCGCCTTGTTGGGGCGGACCGAGAAGGCCTCGACGCTTTCAGGGCGCGTGCCGCTGTGGGAGGAGCTGATGAACGATGTCCGCCGGTCCCCCATGCTCGGCTACGGCTACGAGGCTTATTGGACCCCCGAGCAGATCGAGGAGCTTTCGCAGAGCCAGCAATGGGCGATGCAATCGGCCCACAACGCTTATTTGGAGGTGACCCTCGCCCTCGGCCTGGTGGGGCTCTCGTTACTCTTGGCCGCGGTGGTGCTGCACCTGTTCAAGGCCCAGCAGGCGTACGACGCCACGCGCGAGCCGTTTTACGCCTTCGTTTACGGCGTGCTGGTGTTCGCGTTGGTGACCGGCTTGCTCGAGTCGTTGTTCGTACGGATGAGCCTGCCGAGCGGCATCGCCATGTTGGGCATGTGCTCGGTGGGGCTGGGCGCGCCGCTGGCGGCCGACAAGCAGGCCGCCCGCGAACCGGCTGACTACGGGCGCCTCGCCTGGGGAGGCGCCGCATGA
- a CDS encoding NAD-dependent epimerase/dehydratase family protein: protein MSLAIVTGSAGLIGSEAATHFAGLGMDVVGVDNDLRAEFFGAEASTRWNLRRLESRLGERYSHESIDIRDGEAVDALFARGGGDVSLVVHCAAQPSHDWAARDPMTDFGVNAQGTLNLLEATRRHAPGACFIFTSTNKVYGDTPNRLPLVELATRWEIDPKHEYAAGVPETMSIDQSMHSLFGASKVAADVLVQEYGRYFGMPTACFRGGCLTGPSHSGTQLHGFLAYLMKCVVTGAPYTVFGYNGKQVRDNIHSADLIRAFDCFFRAPRSGAVYNIGGGRDSNCSMLEAIDLCEQIAGRPLARSYRDENRAGDHIWYVSDLSRFRGDYPDWRLEHDVPSILAEIYEANAERWAATPQPA, encoded by the coding sequence ATGTCACTCGCGATTGTTACCGGCTCGGCCGGACTGATCGGCTCGGAAGCCGCCACTCACTTTGCCGGTCTCGGCATGGACGTTGTGGGCGTCGACAATGACCTGCGAGCCGAGTTCTTCGGCGCCGAAGCGTCGACGCGCTGGAACCTGCGTCGGCTCGAGTCGCGTTTGGGCGAACGGTACTCGCACGAGTCGATCGACATCCGCGACGGCGAGGCGGTCGACGCGCTCTTTGCTCGCGGCGGGGGCGACGTGAGCCTCGTGGTTCACTGCGCCGCGCAGCCGTCGCACGACTGGGCGGCCCGCGACCCGATGACCGACTTCGGCGTCAACGCCCAAGGGACCCTCAACCTGCTCGAGGCGACGCGGCGCCACGCGCCCGGCGCCTGCTTCATCTTCACCTCGACCAACAAGGTGTACGGCGACACGCCGAACCGGTTGCCGCTCGTCGAGCTGGCGACCCGCTGGGAGATCGACCCCAAGCACGAGTACGCCGCCGGCGTGCCGGAGACGATGTCGATCGACCAGTCGATGCACAGCCTGTTCGGCGCCTCGAAGGTGGCGGCCGACGTGCTCGTGCAAGAGTACGGCCGCTACTTCGGCATGCCGACGGCCTGCTTCCGCGGCGGCTGCCTCACCGGGCCGAGCCACTCGGGGACCCAGCTGCACGGCTTCCTGGCGTACCTGATGAAGTGCGTCGTGACGGGCGCCCCCTACACGGTGTTCGGCTACAACGGCAAGCAGGTCCGCGACAACATCCACAGCGCCGACCTGATCCGCGCGTTCGATTGCTTCTTCCGCGCCCCGCGCAGCGGGGCGGTCTACAACATCGGCGGCGGCCGCGACAGCAACTGCTCGATGCTCGAGGCGATCGACCTGTGCGAGCAGATCGCCGGCCGGCCGCTCGCCCGGAGCTACCGCGACGAGAACCGCGCGGGCGACCACATCTGGTACGTGAGCGACCTCTCTCGTTTCCGCGGCGACTACCCCGACTGGCGCCTGGAGCACGACGTCCCCTCGATCCTCGCCGAGATCTACGAGGCCAACGCCGAGCGTTGGGCCGCCACCCCGCAGCCCGCATGA
- a CDS encoding NAD(P)/FAD-dependent oxidoreductase yields the protein MSDQPTNPTNPNSAASGDRWAVVGGGMLGLTLALRLAQKGQRVTLLEAAPELGGLASVWKLGPLTWDRHYHVTLLSDSRLRALIEEVGLADQTRWVETKTGFFSGGRMHSMSNTVEFLSFPPLKLIEKFRLGMTIFGASKIRRWEPLEEVSVADWLRKWSGRGAFEKIWLPLLKSKLGDAYQKTSAAFIWAHINRMYAARRSGLKKEMFGYVRGGYANLLDHLAYRLDQLGVDIVCNAPVAEANPTDSGAVRVRYGAEADAAAEFDHVVFTTPSPVVSRSVPALNEDQRARHEGVEYLGIVCASLLLKKPLTEYYVTNITDESPFTAVIEMTTIVDPEELGGRTLVYLPKYAMPGDPVFGLSDDELREEWLAALERMHPHFSRDQVEAFRVSRVKRVMALPTIGYSKRLPAMATGVPGVYAVNSAHILKGNLNVNETIEVAEEAIDGVLKPALDAALDSARGLGRRPNAPNPEAAHADADRELVARS from the coding sequence ATGAGCGATCAACCGACCAACCCGACCAACCCGAATAGCGCGGCGAGCGGCGACCGCTGGGCCGTGGTCGGCGGCGGCATGCTGGGGCTCACCCTCGCTTTGCGGCTCGCTCAGAAGGGACAACGCGTCACCCTGCTCGAGGCGGCCCCCGAGCTCGGCGGGCTCGCCAGCGTGTGGAAGCTGGGCCCGCTGACCTGGGACCGCCATTACCACGTCACGCTGCTCTCCGACAGCCGCCTGCGGGCGCTGATCGAAGAGGTCGGCCTCGCCGACCAGACCCGCTGGGTCGAGACCAAGACCGGTTTCTTCTCCGGCGGCCGCATGCACTCGATGTCGAACACCGTCGAGTTCCTCTCGTTCCCGCCCCTGAAGCTGATCGAGAAGTTCCGCCTCGGCATGACGATCTTCGGCGCGTCGAAGATCCGCCGCTGGGAGCCGCTCGAGGAGGTGTCGGTCGCCGACTGGCTGCGCAAGTGGTCCGGTAGGGGGGCGTTCGAGAAGATCTGGCTGCCGCTGCTCAAGTCGAAGCTCGGCGACGCCTACCAGAAGACCAGTGCGGCGTTCATCTGGGCGCACATCAACCGCATGTACGCCGCCCGTCGCTCGGGCCTCAAGAAAGAGATGTTCGGCTACGTCCGTGGCGGCTACGCCAACCTGCTAGATCATCTGGCGTATCGACTCGACCAACTCGGGGTCGACATCGTCTGCAACGCTCCTGTCGCCGAGGCCAACCCGACCGACAGCGGCGCGGTCCGCGTGCGTTACGGCGCCGAGGCGGACGCGGCGGCCGAATTCGACCACGTCGTCTTCACGACCCCCTCGCCCGTCGTCTCGCGCAGCGTTCCGGCCCTCAACGAGGACCAGCGAGCCCGGCACGAGGGCGTCGAATACCTGGGCATCGTCTGCGCGTCGCTGCTGCTCAAGAAGCCGCTCACCGAGTACTACGTCACGAACATCACCGACGAGTCGCCTTTTACGGCGGTGATCGAGATGACGACGATCGTCGACCCCGAGGAGCTCGGCGGCCGCACGCTCGTTTACCTGCCTAAGTACGCCATGCCTGGCGACCCGGTCTTCGGCCTCTCGGACGACGAGCTGCGTGAGGAGTGGCTCGCCGCTCTGGAGCGGATGCACCCCCATTTTTCGCGGGACCAGGTCGAGGCGTTCCGCGTGTCGCGGGTGAAGCGGGTGATGGCCCTGCCGACGATCGGCTACTCGAAGCGGCTGCCGGCGATGGCGACCGGCGTGCCGGGCGTGTACGCCGTCAACTCGGCGCACATCCTCAAGGGCAACCTGAACGTGAACGAGACCATCGAGGTGGCCGAGGAGGCGATCGACGGCGTGCTGAAGCCGGCCCTCGACGCTGCCCTCGACTCTGCCCGCGGATTGGGCCGACGCCCCAACGCCCCCAACCCGGAGGCGGCCCATGCCGACGCCGATCGCGAGCTTGTCGCTCGATCTTGA